The window aaatgtTTTTAGGCTATTCAGCAACTGCAAGCGAGAAAACCCCCTCATGCTCAAACCATGGGTAATATGAGTGCATTCTTGGAGAGTGCTGCTCTGGATGTTTTCCAAACGTTAATAATGGATCTTGATAGAGAGGGCCGATACCTTTTCCTGAATGCCATTGCCAACCAATTGCGCTATCCAAATAACCATAcccattttttctcctttgtTCTTCTTTATCTGTTTGCTGAATCAAACCAGGTGCGAATTGTTTGGTTCCCTTAACGCTCTTAGAAATTTTGCTTGGTCAAAATCTCAACATTGGTGGTGTATATATGTTGTCGTTTTGATGCAGGAATTGATCCAGGAGCAGATTACTAGAGTCTTGTTGGAACGTTTGATCGTCATTAGGCCTCATCCATGGGGTCTTAAGATGACATTTATTGAGCTAATCAAGGTAACATgtgattaaaatttttcttAGGTTTCATAagtgtttttttcttctcctgaATTCCTAAGATGGGTGGTGCTTTGAACGTCCGACAGAATCCGAGGTATAACTTCTGGAGTAGGTCGTTTACGAGGTGCACACCTGAGATCGAGAAGTTGTTTAAATCAGTATCTTGGTCGTTTGGGGGCTCCAAACCTGTTGATGACAGTGTAGTACCTGACACCCTTCATTAAACAAACCCTGTTGTGAATGTAAATTCTCCATTTCCTTAATATTTACTATCCCTTGAACATATATCTCAAGTTTCTTCTCTACAATTGAATCGTTTTATGAATTTCTCTATGTTGCTAATTACTAACCTTCAAGTGTGGTTCAATTTAACATTTGTTGTTATGATTGGGGAACGAAGCTTAGTCATTAAATTTAGCATTTTTGGCCAATAACAATATGGAGTGTCGAAAGTGCTATAAAAATTCAAGTTACATGCGTAAAATCTGGAGATggatatactataaaaaagtgagttgaatgGTTAAAGCAAAATTATCCCGAAAAACAGAATACATAAAATGAGTCTCTCTCCTAGAAAATTGAGGTAGAATCAGTGAATTCTAGTCTTTGCGAGCAAAGTAGAGTTTGCCCATGACATGAAGGACTGCGACAAAAGCTATGAAACCGATGCTCATAACAAGCACAACATTTGGGGAAATCTTGAGCCCAGGAGCATCATCTGTGTAGAATTGGAGCATTGTTCCACTTGCTCCACCGGCAGCCCCTCCTGCGCCGCCTCCACTTCTCCTCCTACGGAGGTTCGCTGCTGCAGCTGCTGCACTTCCCCTCTGAGGAGCCGCTCCACCCGTTGCCATTTCTGCACAACTTTGTTACTTcaatacaaaatttgattttaattaccAGATCTTATCCGTATATTACTTCGTCCCAACAGAGTATGcattgtttcttttttagtccatcTCACGAGAGAATGcactttcaaattttggaaactGTTTATTAGCCTAAGACTCTAATTAGGTTAGGTGAGATCATTCCCtcctaataatattttaataactttttctttctaataatattttaataactttttctttctacatcTCTGATAGCATTGAAACTTGTTTCCAACCAATTGTGCGtacacaaaatttgattttaagtAAACGATATTACCGATAATTAGCAGATCAATATTCTGCAGGAGTATAACAAACCAAGTCATCTAACAGATTAATTACCAGATCTCATCCGTTCAAAAGCCAAACAAACAATTCGAAAAATGTAAAGCAACAACTGAAAAAATTGAGCAACAGGTATACTTGAATTCGCTCGAGAACCAGATTGAAATCTAATTCCGCCATATAAATCAAGATAATCAGAAAATTGGCAAAAACCTTGAGAAAGATTTAAGAGATTTAGGGCTGACCTTGAATTGAACTTGATTTTGTCTCTCTAAAGTCTTCGTAAATTCAGATCGATCGCAATTGAGGTGATACAAATTTGGCGTTATATATTGCTCAATAGAACTTCGTTAGGGGTTCGAACACATGCGCAAAACCAATCATATCCTGACACGTATACCAAGTCGACGGATCCTAAGCCGAGTCATACAAGGCGGCATTTTGGTTCGAATTtctgaaattatatattggtggtataattgagttattatgtttttaatcataaataataactCAAAAATCTCTTTCACAAATTACTTTCTCTcggtataataataattttttcaggAAATTACTTTGTCTCGGTATTTTCGGGTTTTTTGAATAATCACCAAGTAAAGATTTCCTATTCCATGTcacaaaatcatattttaaagcATTATGTGACATAGTATATTGGATTggatatactactatattttgttatttgacGCTTATGCTTGTCAtaccattttttctatttattttataaccACAGTTCCGATATCAcacaaaattgtttttatttaaatccaaGTCACTAGCTTCTCTTTCTAGTTAGACttgctattaaaatattaaatcaaaatgcaaaaatcGAGTATGGAAAAATAATGCAAACGGAGTATTTAGTAAAATGTGATTGAATTGAGTTAAAGATAGTCAATGCAAAGTGCAGAGTATTTACATGATAAAACATACCAATACAACCATCTCTTTAATAAGTTAAatgtatattaattgaaaaataataatgtaaatcaCAATAATCCGAATTTTGAAAACTTGTGAATAATTCTTTTGAACAAATAAACCCTAACAAACTAAATGAGAATGTCATAGATGCATCACATTAAATTTTAACCAAAATTTGAGTTACTATATATTACAACAATtactccaaaaaaaattaaacatttattcatatatatagcataaatgataaatgagttaaatgagtctatttttttagtgGAAAGAGAGAGTACAATAGTGACATATTGTAAACTGATAAGGAAATTCTGAAAGAACTTTAACTATCCCAATCACATAATTTCATGTTCCACAACAAAATCCATAAATAACTAGCtgataaataatttactaaatcctttatttattttttatttatgtactattgaataataaatgtacCAAGCTCCAGCTTCTGAGGTTATAAACTCCCACACATTGCTGTGAATCTGTCCATGCATTATTATCCATGCTAAACAACTGCACCACTACAGCAGCCAAGCAAAGCATTATCTCTAAAAGGTTTTGACAAATGACAATCAACCAACTTCTCATTAACGTAACAATGCATCAATCTTCGTTGTATAATCATCATACAACTTGAGTTCCACACAGAGGTATTGACTGCAAAAGTGCAATAGTTCATTGATGAAAGCAGTAgacttttgtttcttttctttgttttttttttttgaggaGGAGATGGAGTCGTTTCTGATATACGTTTTTATCTCgggttcaaaatatttaatcggttaagaaaatatatttgatttgatgattaATAAGATCCATGCTTGTCTGAGTTGGGCATTAGAGGAGAAAACTTTCATTATCGATGTGAGATCAAATACCGAAACAATTGTTCTCCAATGGAttgtataaaatgaaaaattaatttcaatcaaCATAtcctaaaactaaaatttcaatcactaaattttttttaagtactaATTATACTCCCCAAACAAAAAGTGGGATTTATGAACTTTTCATGTTATGGTCACGCCCCAGATCTGTGCCATACTGGACTCAAGAAATAAATCAATGTCAAGACCCAATACAAACCCTTGCACTGTTCCTGGTTAAGCCCAATATTATATAACAGGAAAATTGAACAAAGACTTTCTACATCCAACAAGAAacattttgtgtttattttcaGAACTATTGATAAGACAATTGTGtttattttgaagtatttagtactagtacaccaaaaaaattaattttagcaATGGAAAGTATGagttttaatagtattaaaagaatttgataaaataagagagatatgGAGAGAAAAATTTGGTTAAGTATTgttgatgaaaatgaaagccatcttattaaagagaaaatCTTTACAATTAATAGATAGAGAGTTAGAGACTAATTTTGGTATGTCAATGAAGAAATAAGACTATTTATTTGTAGttgataatatttaaattgctaacaaTTTAAACCACAACCAAACTACATCTCTTGCTATAGTAGTTGATTAGTTCGCAGCGGCGATGTGACCATTCCACCATCATGACGGCGGCAACAGAAGGAAGTTTGGATGGGGGCGGCTCAAGAAAGTAGTATTAGTGAGATATAAACGACGGTGAACTACATGGTCCTTGAATTTCAGAGTTTTCACCTTTTCAGTCTctagactttaaaaatatcttgaCAGATCTTTGGACTTAGACGTAATCACATTTCGTTCTGTCTTCACTTTTTTGACATATTTATGGATCTAAATGGCCTCAAACCATGGAGggcatttaattatttttgtaaactacactaattttttctctctcacttcTTAGCTTTAAAATTACCCTGAGCGATCCCTGAACTTtgattaatcacatttttatccttttgaaaatattttcagacctaaaaatattaaatttatgtatatttatgaattacatagctagtatttaaaatataaatgctccacatcaattttttatgacgtttcatcattttataaatcTTGAATTGATTTCACTAGTTCTTCGAAATATATAAtgcttattaatttatatttatgcatGATAACACagtattaattgttttatttattttttacaatttattcAGAACATGTCATAGATATATTATTGtcaattattaattcaatggttaatacaaatttaaatattaaaaaaatatattcaaattatacaTCCTCAAtcctaaaatattaaaacaaagCTACcgtattgattttatttaattcatgaatatatttatagttatGAATGTAGTACTTTATCTAACATTTTAGGTCCGAAAGTAgttaaaaagaaagtgaaaggATAAATAATGTGATTAAATCAAAGTTCAAGGATCACTTAATTAggttatttttgaaattgagaattgagaaaaacaaaattagtaGAGTTTATAAAAGTGCAGAAATGCCCTCCAAGCTTTGGAGGTATTTTGgttaaaaaacataataaaaaaatgaaaaaaaaaacaaatatataataacATTAAAGTTCAggaattatctttttaaaactcataaactaaaaaggcGTAAACCCCAAAATGCAGGAAaatgtaattcactctttaaacaaaatacatgtaagtagtagtattagagcatccgcaacgctgcCTCGTTGCGGACTCgatctcgtctcgacgagacgagacggcatcgagacagcgttgcggctcccgtctcgtctcgacgagacgagatgtCTCGACGCCCAATGCGTCCCGGCGAGGCAAGTCTCGAGCTCGCGAGACACGCGCCCggcgccacgtggcgcgcgcgggctgctggcgtgacgcccactcgccgacccgcgagtgggcgtcggatttatgacgtcataattcaattttttttaaaaaaaaatcagatttttcaaaaaaaaaaaaattaaaaaaataaaaaacggtaatattaccgttgaacggtaatatttttaattttttttttttatatatattctatatatactcttctccattctccattttacacacaaacacacatttattctctcatctctctttctttcctctccaatcacttctataaaatcattcctttatttttttcttctcccaaatttaatcaattatggatccatttgagcaaatgcgtcgaataatggaagaatcgctagaagaagatcgacgtagggaggaggaagccgccgcgccTCCTAGGCAACGCCGGACATACATTTTCTAAAGAAGCCAACCACCGCAGATTGTCAGTTTCTGCTCCGACTTCACGAACTAGTGCACGGATTCCCCTGGATGCTCGGGAGTGccgattgcatgcattggcaatggaagaattgcctTGTGTGACGTTGAAGGGGTCATACACGAGCAGCCACAAAGGCACCCACCCCACCGTTATACTCAAGgccgtcgccgactaccggaTAAAGTTTGGCATCTGCGTATTTCGGGGTCCCggctcgaacaacgacatcagcACATTGCTCCAGCAACTCCGACCTCTTCGTGAAGTTCTGAATGGTAGCCGGCCATCAACCGTCGCTAACAATGCTTCGGTATAAGATGGGGTACTATCACCGACGGCATCTATCAGTAGCGAGCCGTGAGAAAGGCGTTCAACGAGGCCTACGGACAGCGGTCTCTTTGCGCCGAGAAGCAAGAGTGCgctcgcaaggatgtggagaagAGCGTTAAAGGGGTTCTCCAAGAAGCTCGAtggaacattatcaaagccccgGCTCGTGACAGTGGTTTATAGAGAATATGGTTGCCATCcatgtatacgtgcataatcttgcacaacatgattatcgCTGACGAAGGACCGATTGCGGCTAAAGTGGTTCGACCACGAAACcccgggaagctcaaccgcaagtagtccgcctcgaacgggagtgcatccgtctttgcaagagcggttgtctattcgggtaaggacacgtgattctaccgcccacgcccaactccaggaggatctaatggagcacatttgggcaaaatttggcaaccattagatgatcgtcactagagaactccttcttctgcttctttgcctccatttttttttatttgagtttaagtgtgcaatttgtaatttctagttttttaattatgtctttttttatttttttatgtattttaaattgtaattttattttatttataatgaagtgtgttttttattaattgaatttgttggaattaaaaataaaaaatgaaattgaatgaatagttaagagatggttaagagatggagggttgcaggtgctgtctcttagttaagagatgagctgaaaagtacagtggggcccatgaatagtgaagagatgagacggttaagagacggataagagatagcGTTGCGAATGACCTTACGTTTTGGGGGAATAGTAATCCAAGCTATAAATTGGATCGCTTAAATAAATCCCAATTTGACCCAAAATAGGACATCCCAGTGTGACAAAAAGATTGACGGAGGCATTCCTATTCGATTTCAAATTAGCATCTTTCAAATGTGTGTTACATAtagtatgtaattttattatattgagACCAATGACTTGAGTGTAATGCTATGCATACAAATAAGGAGTACTATGATTTACGAATTCTGTGTGCTAGATTATAGTAAAAACGAACAATAAATTACGCACTGCACGATAAAAGCTACTACCTGACTACCACTACatttataaaacaaacatttcCTATATATCCAAAAGTGACAGTTTCGGTTTGATTTAAATcttacggtttcggttcggaaccggaaccgccggttacggttccgcAGTTAACCGCCTGAACCGAAAACCTTGGGCATCTCTATACATGAGTCATGAGTTAATGCtgcctctgtcccataaaagatatcacactttcctttttaatttgtcccataaaagatgtcatattttcatttttgaaaaaagttttctctcacaataatataaatatatattttctctctccatctaacatacaaaataaaatctcctaaaatcctgtgTCATTCcataaatatgacatttttgtaggacggagggagtagaatgAAAGCGttcaaaaaattactattatttgtgaaattattcatttaataatgtGAAAACAGTTCCACTATCAACCtcgataaaataaattgaagatCTCCTAATCAGtgaatgaaaatatcaaagtGTACatgcattatttaattaattaacgtAAGAGGGAACGCTTATCCTGAGCGTGAAATGACAGCTTATACAGAGCGCGTGGAATTTTACTTGGACCTCTCTCCATCTCCGTGTCTACAGCGGCTTGAATACACGCGACGTGTCGCAATGATTCATCCCCTGCTCCCGTACAAAGTTTACATTCCCGACGCGCAATCCGACTCACCTGCTGACACGCGCTACCAAAATCTCGAGTTCACGTACGTGCCTTTCCCAAAAATCAGTTTGTAACAGAGCCACGGTTTAGTTATTTTTCCAATATCAGTACTCCAAAAATAAGTGAATTTctgtttttccaattttgcCTATTTCTCGCGGATTACGCAATGCATGACGTAATTCTATGAATCTCAATTCACTCCAAAATCAGTTCTAAAATTGATAAACAATGATTTCAACATGCCAacttagtagtagtagattATTAGGTGGACATCATTTAATGAGACGCTTCTCATTATCAAATACTTTGAGCGGCACGTGATTTCACGTAAGCTTTATTTCGTGGATcgataagagagaataaagtaagagagagaaataaaaaaaagataaaatgtgtttttatttttattttataaaatgtctttttatttatagtaatgaTCTTGATGAAATGTGAGTCATCATTTGAGGGAGTATCTCTTATGTATTTTTAAGGGTATCCACAAAAGTGGTTTAATTTATATGGAGAGTTGTGTCTTAATTATTAATGACCtcacattatttttatctaatttttttattcaatctcTTAAGttcttaactaagagataTCATCTACaataatttatctcatttctttttaactattcataggttctactccctccatctcttactaagagtcatattttaccattttcgtctgtccaacaataaaagtcacattttatttttacaatagATGGTTAGTAGGGTCCACATTCC is drawn from Salvia hispanica cultivar TCC Black 2014 chromosome 6, UniMelb_Shisp_WGS_1.0, whole genome shotgun sequence and contains these coding sequences:
- the LOC125194338 gene encoding protein transport protein Sec61 subunit beta-like; the protein is MATGGAAPQRGSAAAAAANLRRRRSGGGAGGAAGGASGTMLQFYTDDAPGLKISPNVVLVMSIGFIAFVAVLHVMGKLYFARKD